Proteins encoded together in one Polaribacter reichenbachii window:
- a CDS encoding sugar porter family MFS transporter yields MNKKIIIWSLTTALAGFLFGFDTVVISGAEKKLQLIWESTDMFHGLVIIGMALWGTVIGAIFGGIPTNKIGRKNTLIWIGILYTISAIGSSLANDPWTFALFRFIGGLGVGASTIAAPAYISEIAPAKDRGKLVGLYQFNIVFGILIAFFSNYLLNNIGENAWRWMLGIEAIPAIIYTLMILSVPKSPRWLLTKSKEDEARKALKIINPKLNSNALVEEIKQEMKDTIPNENIFLKKYRFPLILALLIAFFNQLSGINALLYYAPRILEEAGLGESTAMLSSIGVGVTNMIFTLLGIFLIDKLGRKQLMYIGSFGYIISLSLVSAAFFFNWQGTYMPIFLFIFIAAHAIGQGTVIWVFISEIFPNHLRGSGQAFGSSVHWVLAAVIPSLVPVLFSTIGASVVFLFFAVMMAIQLIFVIFMMPETKGVTLEELSKKLIKNKN; encoded by the coding sequence ATGAATAAAAAAATAATAATCTGGTCTTTAACAACTGCACTAGCAGGTTTTTTATTTGGTTTTGATACAGTTGTTATTTCTGGTGCCGAAAAAAAGCTTCAACTAATTTGGGAATCTACAGATATGTTTCATGGATTGGTAATTATTGGCATGGCATTATGGGGTACAGTAATTGGAGCAATTTTTGGAGGAATACCAACTAATAAAATTGGTAGGAAAAACACCTTAATATGGATAGGTATTCTTTATACAATATCTGCAATTGGATCTAGTTTAGCTAATGATCCTTGGACTTTTGCCTTATTTAGGTTTATTGGAGGTTTAGGTGTTGGAGCATCTACAATTGCAGCTCCTGCTTATATTTCAGAAATTGCACCTGCTAAAGACAGAGGTAAATTAGTTGGCTTATACCAATTTAATATTGTGTTTGGTATTTTAATCGCTTTCTTTTCTAATTACTTATTAAATAATATAGGTGAAAATGCCTGGAGATGGATGTTAGGTATAGAAGCTATACCTGCAATTATTTATACTTTAATGATTTTATCTGTACCTAAAAGTCCTAGATGGTTATTAACGAAATCTAAAGAAGATGAGGCAAGAAAGGCATTAAAAATTATTAATCCAAAATTAAACTCAAATGCTTTGGTTGAGGAAATCAAACAAGAGATGAAAGATACTATACCTAATGAAAACATCTTTCTTAAAAAATACAGATTCCCTTTAATCTTAGCTCTTTTAATTGCCTTTTTTAATCAATTATCAGGTATTAACGCTTTATTATATTATGCTCCAAGAATATTAGAAGAAGCAGGTTTAGGAGAAAGTACTGCTATGTTAAGTAGTATTGGTGTTGGTGTTACAAATATGATATTTACATTACTTGGTATATTTTTAATAGATAAATTAGGTAGAAAACAACTAATGTATATAGGCTCTTTTGGCTATATTATATCATTATCATTAGTTTCTGCTGCCTTCTTTTTTAACTGGCAAGGAACCTATATGCCTATCTTCTTATTTATTTTTATTGCTGCACATGCAATCGGTCAAGGTACTGTAATATGGGTTTTTATTTCAGAAATATTCCCAAACCATTTAAGAGGATCAGGGCAAGCTTTCGGTAGTTCTGTACATTGGGTATTAGCAGCAGTTATTCCTTCATTAGTACCGGTATTATTTTCTACTATTGGAGCCAGCGTTGTCTTTCTGTTTTTTGCAGTTATGATGGCCATACAATTAATATTCGTAATCTTTATGATGCCAGAAACTAAAGGGGTTACACTAGAGGAGTTAAGTAAAAAACTAATCAAAAATAAAAATTAA